The following coding sequences are from one Bufo bufo chromosome 2, aBufBuf1.1, whole genome shotgun sequence window:
- the STBD1 gene encoding starch-binding domain-containing protein 1, with protein MWPALVLGILTAIFAWIWYRGGEEAKDPETQEQKPEELAVTPEADQEGVGSEPGHLPAHLASRESSLPSGDHDGCELNTTGQEVPCLRFQKNKAVNPETCQAKNEQKSELQGKDQEGLAVVDHLESGLQVQRPETTNVPTLTDQQSNAPASELPGNIQEHPSDVPKEEELQKEHPSDVPNEEELQKEHPSDVPKEEELQKEHPSDVPKEEELQKEHPSDVPKEEELQKEHPPDHPKEEALQADLGGLTTDVLKKEPHGNIKEHPTDLPIKEVLQADIQEHPTDTLRIEKLQVDMQEHPTDVPAKEELPADTQQHPPDVPKKDELAIILERQTVFPVKGNNLLEEYVKDLVQTCADESCTEISSKNDEIHSYEVEVHPSEIPEARQIIICKEEYNPLIKEMQLCVGNLDQVEQATGEVICPTLMAEVPGVQILPADSCHESMSLQGKAFLHPENESQDGVCATSELNGENQAAIDATGCPLENAFVVKESALNLCQAKETLNKDLYLEMGNTSNDDGNANIADQFMKLSMEKCDMRICSDIVKPSTESPQEGSAKVQKLETHPDSSSVDICNLGFNLEKEMADLSSSNTDDKTSFGSPSDANIHENDHQKTRKVATIQPMPQNVNFVFKVHYITQNDSQIIAVTGDHEKLGKWESYVPLTSKNGGFWSDTITLPADTSLAWKFVMVENGKIKRWEECNNRFLKTAHEDIEAQLWWGYP; from the exons ATGTGGCCAGCTCTGGTGCTGGGGATCCTGACGGCGATTTTCGCCTGGATCTGGTACAGAGGAGGTGAAGAGGCAAAGGATCCGGAGACTCAGGAGCAGAAGCCAGAGGAACTGGCCGTGACACCAGAGGCAGATCAGGAGGGTGTGGGGTCCGAGCCGGGTCATCTACCTGCACACCTTGCCTCCAGAGAAAGCAGCCTCCCTTCAGGTGACCATGATGGGTGTGAGCTTAATACCACCGGGCAAGAGGTTCCTTGCCTCAGATTCCAAAAAAACAAGGCTGTGAACCCCGAAACTTGCCAAGCCAAGAATGAGCAGAAGTCCGAGCTGCAGGGTAAAGACCAAGAAGGACTGGCTGTTGTAGATCACCTGGAGAGTGGTCTTCAAGTACAAAGACCTGAAACAACTAATGTTCCTACTTTAACAGATCAGCAATCCAATGCCCCAGCATCGGAGCTACCAGGTAATATACAGGAGCACCCTTCAGATGTCCCAAAGGAAGAGGAGTTGCAAAAGGAGCACCCTTCAGATGTCCCAAATGAAGAGGAGTTGCAAAAGGAGCACCCTTCAGATGTCCCAAAGGAAGAGGAGTTGCAAAAGGAGCACCCTTCAGATGTCCCAAAGGAAGAGGAGTTGCAAAAGGAGCACCCTTCAGATGTCCCAAAGGAAGAGGAGTTGCAAAAGGAGCACCCTCCAGATCACCCAAAGGAAGAGGCGCTACAAGCTGACCTAGGGGGCCTCACTACTGATGTCCTAAAGAAAGAGCCACATGGTAACATAAAGGAGCACCCCACAGATCTCCCAATCAAAGAGGTGCTACAAGCTGACATACAAGAGCACCCTACAGATACCCTAAGGATAGAGAAGCTACAAGTTGACATGCAGGAGCACCCTACAGATGTCCCAGCAAAAGAGGAGCTACCAGCGGACACACAGCAGCATCCTCCAGATGTCCCAAAGAAAGATGAACTAGCCATTATACTTGAGCGCCAAACAGTTTTTCCAGTGAAGGGGAACAATTTATTAGAGGAATATGTCAAAGACCTAGTGCAGACCTGTGCAGATGAAAGTTGCACAGAGATTTCTTCCAAAAATGATGAGATACACAGCTATGAAGTGGAAGTGCACCCCTCTGAGATCCCAGAAGCAAGGCAAATCATTATTTGTAAGGAGGAATATAACCCATTGATAAAGGAGATGCAGCTTTGTGTTGGAAATCTAGACCAAGTGGAACAGGCTACTGGAGAAGTTATATGTCCCACACTAATGGCAGAGGTGCCTGGAGTACAGATATTACCAGCTGACTCCTGTCATGAAAGTATGTCCCTGCAGGGTAAAGCATTTTTACACCCAGAAAATGAAAGTCAGGATGGTGTCTGTGCAACTAGTGAACTGAATGGAGAAAACCAAGCAGCCATAGATGCAACAG GTTGTCCATTGGAAAATGCATTTGTTGTGAAAGAAAGTGCCCTGAATCTATGTCAGGCCAAAGAGACATTAAATAAAGACTTGTATCTGGAGATGGGCAATACCTCAAACGATGACGGGAATGCCAATATTGCTGATCAGTTTATGAAACTGTCtatggagaaatgtgacatgagaATCTGCAGTGACATTGTAAAACCTTCTACTGAATCACCTCAAGAGGGATCAGCAAAAGTCCAGAAATTGGAAACTCATCCTGACAGTTCATCAGTGGACATATGCAACCTTGGGTTCAACCTGGAAAAAGAAATGGCTGATCTCAGTAGTTCAAACACAGATGACAAAACCTCTTTCGGTAGTCCATCAGATGCAAATATCCATGAAAATGACCATCAGAAGACAAGAAAGGTTGCTACTATTCAGCCAATGCCTCAGAATGTGAATTTTGTCTTCAAAGTTCATTATATCACACAAAATGACTCTCAAATTATTGCCGTCACAGGTGATCACGAGAAACTTGGTAAATGGGAGTCCTATGTCCCTCTGACCTCTAAAAATGGTGGCTTTTGGTCAGATACCATCACCTTGCCTGCAGATACCAGTTTGGCTTGGAAGTTTGTAATGGTTGAAAATGGCAAGATAAAACGCTGGGAGGAATGTAACAATAGGTTTTTGAAGACTGCACATGAAGACATTGAAGCTCAGCTGTGGTGGGGCTACCCATAA